One Salvia miltiorrhiza cultivar Shanhuang (shh) chromosome 6, IMPLAD_Smil_shh, whole genome shotgun sequence genomic window, ctcatttcttttttggcaatatattatctctctatacttaatatttgaATAGTTTTtatcaactcactttatctactttttacacataTCTTAATCTCTGTGCTCAAAAttaatgggacatttgtaatgggacgaagaaagtattatttaattattggttaTAACTCAAACTGGTTAATTCGGTTTAACAGATCGGTTACTGGTTAAACTGAATAATCGGTATACCTAGTATTTTAATAATCGATAACTGAATCGAATCGGCCAATTTCGATTATCGGTTAATCGATTAACTGATTTTTCAATTCGATTACAGTTATAATCGAATAATCGAACCTATTTTACCACCTTTATTTACCATCTTTACTAAAAGAGTTACAATTTGGGATTAGTGTTTATTAGTTCTACATAAAAAGTTAAAAGAGCTGCAATTTGGGGTTAGTGTTTATTAGTTCTAAATAAAAATTACCCGAGCCGACCGTGCGCCTTATCTCTCtactactactccctccgtccgccaaaagtggaccactttggctaggcacggaaattaataaaattggtgataattttgatgtagttgagaaagggtctcaccactttatgagatttgtggttgaaattgaatttggtgtggttttttttgtaaataaagagtgtttgtaaggataaaagattaaagtgaatggtgggaccatttctataaaaggaaagtggtatactctttgcggacgcccgatatagtaaaaatggtccacttttggcggacggaggaagTAGTATTTTTGGGGGGTTTAATTCAGTTTCAGTATTGACGACGCTCTGCACCTTTGCTTGAGTACTGCCAAAGCATTGAAACATGGGTTCCACTATATCTAGCCTTTTTGGCGCAGGTGTGGGTGAAGAACCAGAACCTTCCGCCGACTCGCGCGTCACCGCCTTTCACTCATCGGACCGCTGGCAGCTCCACTTCGATGCCtccaagaaattaaataaactggtctcttcctcttcctccttCAATTCTGCTCAGATCATCAATCTAAATGGGTGATCCTTTCCAATTCTATAATCACCGTCACTTgattcttttccctttttttgtCCAAGTTATTTTGGGGAAAATCtcaaattttttgaattttgaattcgAGTTCCGATTTAATGTGATCCGATCTGCTAATTACACTTAATTTTTACTTGTTCGATTAGATGGTGGTGGATTTCACTGCGACATGGTGCGGACCGTGCAAGTTCATGGCGCCAGCCTTCGATGCGATG contains:
- the LOC130990384 gene encoding thioredoxin H2, whose translation is MGSTISSLFGAGVGEEPEPSADSRVTAFHSSDRWQLHFDASKKLNKLMVVDFTATWCGPCKFMAPAFDAMSAKYTDVDFVKVDVDELADVAREFAVQAMPSFVLLKQGKEVDRVVGAKKDELEKKICKHREVPKFAA